In the genome of Staphylococcus durrellii, one region contains:
- a CDS encoding SRPBCC family protein, translating to MAKYNVENDNVNVRLERLFKSSPELLYRAWTDESILKRWFMTSERTNQLINIDAQEQGSYEIIDIRKGKENKVQGQFESLIENAYIEMTISMPEISETEDKITIEIFEREAGITQMIFTYNAVVPKERRLSNLEYKQQKKEYHDSTAHGFETMFDKLQQVVADERENGSN from the coding sequence ATGGCCAAATATAATGTAGAAAATGACAACGTAAATGTACGCCTAGAAAGGTTATTTAAATCTTCTCCAGAGCTGTTATACCGTGCGTGGACCGATGAAAGCATACTTAAACGCTGGTTTATGACTTCAGAAAGAACGAACCAACTTATTAATATTGATGCCCAAGAACAAGGTTCTTATGAAATTATAGATATACGCAAAGGAAAAGAGAATAAAGTTCAAGGCCAATTTGAGTCATTAATAGAAAATGCATACATTGAAATGACAATAAGTATGCCTGAAATTAGTGAGACTGAAGATAAAATAACTATAGAAATTTTTGAAAGAGAAGCCGGTATTACGCAGATGATATTTACTTATAATGCTGTGGTTCCTAAAGAAAGAAGACTTTCGAATTTAGAATATAAGCAACAGAAAAAAGAATATCATGATTCAACTGCTCATGGTTTCGAAACAATGTTCGATAAATTACAGCAAGTCGTTGCCGATGAACGTGAAAATGGCTCAAATTAA
- a CDS encoding MurR/RpiR family transcriptional regulator has translation MFLDERLNNNFDKLNDNDLHIAQYINTHIHACKSMKIQELASHTHASNASIHRFTKKLGFDGYSDFKSYLKFETEQVQQLPSDSIEGFQQEIKNTFAYLERIDYNLITDKLLEADTIYLYGTGLAQLNVAQEAQRVLLTIHKNIIVLHDVHELKMILNKSTPQDLFFIISLSGESYQINEITNALQLKQQYFISVTTLKDNNLAQKANYNVYVSSNTFYLHDGTDYSSFISYHIFFETVVRKFNERIEFGHI, from the coding sequence TTGTTTCTAGATGAACGGCTAAATAACAATTTTGATAAACTTAATGATAATGATTTACACATCGCTCAATACATAAACACACATATTCACGCATGCAAATCAATGAAAATACAAGAACTCGCGTCACATACACATGCTTCAAATGCTTCAATTCATCGCTTCACTAAAAAATTAGGATTTGATGGGTATAGTGATTTTAAATCATACTTAAAATTCGAAACCGAACAAGTTCAACAACTTCCTTCTGATTCAATCGAAGGATTTCAGCAAGAAATAAAAAATACATTCGCCTACTTAGAACGAATTGATTACAATTTAATCACTGATAAATTATTAGAGGCAGATACAATTTATCTTTATGGTACTGGGTTAGCGCAATTGAACGTCGCTCAAGAAGCACAACGTGTATTATTAACAATCCATAAAAATATAATAGTTCTACACGATGTCCATGAGCTAAAAATGATATTAAATAAGTCGACACCTCAAGATTTATTCTTTATTATTTCTTTATCTGGTGAATCCTATCAAATTAATGAAATTACGAACGCATTACAGCTAAAACAGCAATATTTTATATCAGTCACAACTTTAAAAGATAATAACCTAGCTCAAAAAGCTAACTATAACGTTTATGTTTCTAGTAATACATTCTATTTACATGATGGTACTGACTATTCCAGTTTCATTAGCTATCACATCTTTTTTGAAACCGTTGTAAGAAAATTCAACGAACGAATCGAATTCGGTCATATATAA